The following proteins are co-located in the Triticum aestivum cultivar Chinese Spring chromosome 1A, IWGSC CS RefSeq v2.1, whole genome shotgun sequence genome:
- the LOC123182101 gene encoding phospholipase A1-II 6-like — protein MDISEQGRIVGPITATAAASWKELHGERSWDGLLRPLDLDLRRTLIWYGEMAQATYDAFNHERHSPHAGLSRFGRKRFFERVMLPGHAAAYRVTRFLYATSSAPAAPAAAFVRSRHPRHRCKESNWIGYVAVTTDAGKAVLGRRDVVVAWRGTIQALEWVDDLEFSMVHPKGILGDADAMVHRGWFSIYTSNDPASTHNKESARSQVLAEVRKLVDMYKDEEVSITVTGHSLGAALATLNAFDIVENGYNCTVSATFPVTAFAFASPRVGGAGFKKRFDAAAVAVGLRVLRVRNARDIVPRYPALLYHDVGSELAIDTGASPYLRATGDRRVWHNLECYLHGVAGASTAAGGAFELVVERDVALVNKLYDALREEHGVPAGWWVPWNKGMVKGDDGRWRLVDCEDEDGEDAVVPPVNK, from the exons ATGGACATATCGGAGCAAGGGCGCATCGTCGGACCGatcacggcgacggcggcggcgagttgGAAGGAGCTCCACGGCGAGCGGTCGTGGGACGGGCTGTTGCGGCCGCTGGACCTGGACCTGAGGCGCACGTtgatctggtacggtgagatggcgCAGGCAACGTATGACGCGTTCAACCACGAGAGGCACTCGCCGCACGCCGGACTCTCGAGGTTCGGCAGGAAGCGCTTCTTCGAGCGCGTGATGCTGCCGGGCCACGCCGCCGCGTACCGGGTCACCAGGTTCCTGTACGCCACGTCCTCCGCCcccgccgctccggccgccgcgtTCGTGAGGAGCCGCCATCCGCGGCACCGGTGCAAGGAGTCCAACTGGATCGGGTACGTCGCGGTGACCACGGATGCGGGGAAGGCGGTGCTCGGGCGCCGGGACGTGGTCGTCGCGTGGCGCGGCACGATCCAGGCGCTGGAGTGGGTCGACGACCTCGAGTTCTCCATGGTGCATCCCAAGGGCATCCTTGGCGACGCCGATGCCATGGTGCACCGTGGCTGGTTCTCCATCTACACCTCCAACGACCCGGCCTCCACCCACAACAAGGAAAGCGCGAGAAGCCAG GTGCTGGCCGAGGTGCGGAAGCTGGTAGACATGTACAAGGACGAGGAGGTGAGCATCACGGTGACCGGGCACAGCCTCGGAGCGGCGCTGGCTACCCTGAACGCCTTCGACATCGTCGAAAACGGCTACAACTGCACGGTCTCGGCGACGTTCCCCGTCACGGCGTTTGCGTTCGCCAGCCCGCGCGTGGGCGGCGCCGGATTCAAGAAGCGGTTCGACGCCGCGGCTGTGGCCGTCGGCCTCCGCGTCCTGCGCGTCCGCAACGCCCGGGACATCGTACCCAGGTACCCGGCGCTGCTGTACCACGACGTGGGCTCCGAACTGGCCATCGACACCGGCGCGTCGCCGTACCTGAGGGCGACCGGGGACAGGCGCGTGTGGCACAACCTGGAGTGCTACCTGCACGGTGTGGCGGGCGCGTCGACGGCGGCCGGAGGAGCGTTCGAGCTCGTGGTGGAACGGGACGTGGCCCTTGTGAACAAGTTGTACGATGCGCTGAGAGAGGAGCACGGGGTGCCTGCGGGGTGGTGGGTGCCGTGGAACAAGGGCATGGTGAAGGGGGACGACGGACGCTGGAGGCTGGTGGACTGCGAAGACGAGGATGGGGAGGACGCCGTCGTGCCGCCGGTGAACAAGTGA